Proteins co-encoded in one Apis cerana isolate GH-2021 unplaced genomic scaffold, AcerK_1.0 Chr0_AcerK, whole genome shotgun sequence genomic window:
- the LOC133667561 gene encoding uncharacterized protein LOC133667561, with protein MVLQQGKQDQQQTLESAVEKVIQRSSKYDIRSAWACVAALTNTKRDPSNFITISDAGIANNSEKTKEAVLKIVSPVAEKLKVKHIKKISGNGILVETAGQKDLTTLLKYRKLREAGFVVNVPAKKCPRVIIYDISRANNDEEIMKALIEQNLETNTKEMFRRQVRLAFKTGDRKKERLSAGNWVLETSKEAREILIKRRENLHWLELLQSTGLSSGDEMLQVPQLWTYSEVLPERQGNLRPLRRGRPCLQKLS; from the coding sequence ATGGTATTGCAACAAGGAAAACAGGATCAGCAACAAACGCTGGAAAGCGCAGTAGAAAAAGTCATACAACGATCGAGCAAATATGACATACGGAGCGCGTGGGCATGCGTTGCAGCGCTCACAAACACGAAACGAGACCCATCGAACTTCATAACAATATCTGATGCAGGGATCGCGAATAACTCCGAAAAAACAAAGGAAGCCGTTTTAAAGATCGTCTCGCCCGTAGCGGAAAAACTTAAAGTtaagcatataaaaaaaattagcggCAACGGAATCCTCGTAGAAACGGCAGGTCAAAAGGACCTTACGACCCTCCTCAAGTACCGAAAACTGAGAGAGGCTGGTTTCGTGGTCAATGTCCCGGCGAAGAAATGTCCACGagtgataatatatgatatctcCAGAGCTAATAATGACGAGGAGATAATGAAAGCTCTTATAGAGCAGAACTTAGAAACAAACACGAAAGAAATGTTCCGCCGACAAGTAAGGTTAGCATTTAAAACCGGTgacaggaaaaaagaaagattgagTGCTGGTAATTGGGTGCTCGAGACTTCGAAAGAAGCCCgcgaaattcttattaaaagaagagagaatctACATTGGTTGGAACTGCTACAGAGTACAGGATTATCTAGTGGCGACGAGATGCTACAAGTGCCACAACTTTGGACATACAGCGAAGTATTGCCGGAACGACAAGGAAATTTGCGGCCACTGCGCAGAGGAAGGCCATGCCTTCAAAAACTGTCCTAA